Proteins encoded in a region of the Streptomyces sp. NBC_00258 genome:
- a CDS encoding ATP-binding protein translates to MTRSVPEARRGARSVLTEWRIPTGAAEAIELIVSELSTNAVRHARVPDRFFEVALTYDGEKAVEIEVSDASPRLPELQVPPLEAESGRGLPLVAALAESWELRGRVIGKTVWARVLTR, encoded by the coding sequence GTGACCCGCTCCGTACCGGAGGCCCGCCGAGGGGCCAGGTCCGTACTCACGGAATGGCGGATCCCGACAGGCGCGGCCGAGGCGATCGAACTGATCGTCTCGGAGCTGTCGACGAACGCGGTACGCCACGCCCGCGTCCCCGACCGCTTCTTCGAGGTGGCCCTCACCTACGACGGCGAGAAGGCGGTGGAGATCGAGGTATCCGACGCGTCGCCCCGTCTCCCGGAACTCCAAGTGCCGCCCCTGGAGGCGGAGTCGGGCCGGGGCCTGCCCCTCGTGGCGGCCCTGGCGGAGAGCTGGGAGCTGAGAGGCAGAGTGATCGGCAAGACGGTATGGGCGAGGGTGCTCACACGGTAG
- a CDS encoding sugar phosphate isomerase/epimerase family protein: protein MKLAFSTLGVPGLPISDVVLLAATHGYHGVELRTHPEEPVHPGMDLTERADVAAEFKAAGIEILGLAGYARVAAPGDDGPVIAEIRELLELARDLGAPFIRVFPGGGPDQSPEEADATAARRLGTAAEYAADLGVRILLETHDSHRTGADAIRVLGLVGHRQAGALWDVMHTWLGGEQPPSTFAALSPHLGYIQVKDIASADDTTPLPLGTGVLPLTECVELLSREGWDGWLCWEYEKRWYEAAAPLEGLLGAGREHLSRLLNESA, encoded by the coding sequence ATGAAGCTGGCCTTCTCCACCCTCGGCGTTCCCGGACTCCCGATCAGCGACGTGGTGCTCCTCGCCGCCACGCACGGCTATCACGGCGTCGAGCTGCGCACGCATCCCGAGGAGCCGGTCCACCCCGGCATGGACCTCACCGAACGGGCCGACGTGGCGGCCGAGTTCAAGGCCGCGGGCATCGAGATCCTGGGCCTCGCCGGGTACGCGCGCGTCGCGGCGCCGGGAGACGACGGCCCCGTGATCGCCGAGATCCGCGAGCTCCTCGAACTGGCCCGGGACCTCGGCGCCCCCTTCATCCGTGTCTTCCCCGGCGGCGGCCCCGACCAGAGCCCCGAGGAGGCCGACGCCACGGCCGCCCGGCGCCTGGGCACGGCCGCCGAGTACGCCGCCGACCTTGGCGTACGGATCCTCCTTGAGACCCACGACTCGCACCGCACGGGCGCCGACGCGATCCGCGTCCTCGGCCTCGTCGGCCACCGCCAGGCCGGCGCCCTGTGGGACGTCATGCACACCTGGCTCGGCGGCGAGCAGCCCCCGTCCACTTTCGCCGCGCTCTCCCCCCACCTCGGCTACATCCAGGTCAAGGACATCGCCTCCGCCGACGACACCACCCCGCTGCCGCTCGGCACGGGCGTCCTCCCCCTCACCGAGTGCGTCGAACTCCTCTCCCGCGAGGGCTGGGACGGCTGGCTGTGCTGGGAGTACGAGAAGCGCTGGTACGAGGCCGCGGCCCCGCTTGAGGGGTTGCTGGGAGCCGGGCGGGAGCATCTGTCGCGGTTGCTGAACGAGTCGGCGTAG
- a CDS encoding alkaline phosphatase family protein gives MPELTRRRLLGSAAGAVGGAAALTLLPPSVQKAVAAGPPRRGSLRDIEHVVMLMQENRSFDHYFGTLSGVRGFADPHALKLDNGRSVFYQPDAENPKGYLLPFHLDTRTSSAQAIPSTSHAWSVQHEAWNNGRMDRWLPAHRKADGVNGPYVMGYYTREDIPFQFALAETFTICDNYYCSVFGPTWPNRLMWMTGTIDPGGQQGGPILSNVAPTPYRWTTYAERLQAAGISWKVYQQDDDYGCNMLEQFASFKNAQPGSDLYERGVRPQPEGTFEDDARNDRLPTVSWIMPTSFQSEHPDYLPAAGADFVASKIEAIASNPKVWRKTAFILNYDENDGLFDHVPPPTPHAGTADEFVQGLPIGGGFRVPAIVISPWTVGGWVASEAFDHTSALQFLESFTGVEEPNISDWRRETFGDLTSAFRFSSTRPRAPRLPDDTAEQLERAKEEVATLPKPTLPGGRQSFPKQEKGRRPHV, from the coding sequence ATGCCCGAGTTGACTCGTCGTAGACTCCTCGGTTCCGCCGCCGGCGCGGTGGGCGGCGCCGCGGCCCTCACTCTCCTTCCGCCCAGCGTGCAGAAGGCCGTCGCGGCCGGACCGCCGCGGCGCGGCTCGCTCCGTGACATCGAGCATGTCGTGATGCTGATGCAGGAGAACCGTTCCTTCGATCACTACTTCGGCACGCTGTCCGGGGTGCGCGGCTTCGCGGACCCGCACGCGCTGAAGCTCGACAACGGCCGTTCGGTCTTCTACCAGCCCGACGCCGAGAACCCGAAGGGCTATCTGCTGCCCTTCCACCTCGACACACGCACGTCGAGCGCGCAGGCGATACCGTCCACCAGCCACGCCTGGTCGGTCCAGCACGAGGCCTGGAACAACGGCAGGATGGACCGCTGGCTGCCGGCCCACCGCAAGGCGGACGGCGTCAACGGCCCGTACGTGATGGGCTACTACACCCGCGAGGACATCCCCTTCCAGTTCGCCCTCGCCGAGACCTTCACCATCTGCGACAACTACTACTGCTCGGTGTTCGGCCCGACCTGGCCGAACCGTCTGATGTGGATGACGGGCACGATCGACCCCGGCGGGCAGCAGGGCGGCCCGATCCTCAGCAACGTGGCGCCGACTCCGTACCGCTGGACGACGTACGCGGAGCGGCTCCAGGCGGCCGGGATCAGCTGGAAGGTGTACCAGCAGGACGACGACTACGGCTGCAACATGCTGGAGCAGTTCGCGTCCTTCAAGAACGCGCAGCCGGGCTCGGACCTCTACGAGCGCGGCGTACGCCCCCAGCCCGAGGGCACCTTCGAGGACGACGCCCGCAACGACCGCCTGCCGACGGTCAGTTGGATCATGCCGACGAGCTTCCAGTCCGAGCACCCGGACTATCTGCCGGCCGCGGGCGCGGACTTCGTGGCATCGAAGATCGAGGCCATCGCCTCCAACCCCAAGGTGTGGCGGAAGACCGCCTTCATCCTCAACTACGACGAGAACGACGGCCTGTTCGACCACGTGCCCCCGCCGACTCCCCACGCGGGCACGGCGGACGAGTTCGTCCAGGGCCTGCCGATCGGCGGCGGCTTCCGCGTCCCGGCGATAGTCATCTCACCCTGGACAGTGGGCGGTTGGGTGGCATCGGAGGCCTTCGACCACACCTCGGCCCTCCAGTTCCTGGAGAGCTTCACGGGCGTGGAGGAACCGAACATCAGCGACTGGCGCCGCGAGACCTTCGGCGACCTCACGTCAGCGTTCCGCTTCTCCAGCACCCGCCCCCGCGCGCCCCGCCTCCCGGACGACACGGCGGAGCAACTGGAACGGGCGAAGGAGGAGGTGGCGACTCTGCCGAAGCCGACGCTTCCTGGCGGCCGCCAGTCTTTCCCGAAGCAGGAGAAAGGGCGACGCCCGCACGTGTGA
- a CDS encoding bifunctional helix-turn-helix transcriptional regulator/GNAT family N-acetyltransferase — protein MIQEIRAFNRFYTNLIGALDYSRQLHAPYTLTESRVLYELAHSPRTDAADLRGELCLDSGYLSRLLAKFEKDGLIERAPSEKDTRRRRITLTARGRETADLLNERSREAVGSLLSTVPPEDRPRLADAMRDIREILSDARRRPPRREDVLLREPGPGDLGWVVQRNAALYASEYGFNTDYEGLVARIVADFAEDHDPHLERVWIAELDGRPVGCVMCVRDEAPGAARLRLLLVEPDARGLGIGDQLVGACVEFARGVGYREMVLWTNDVLSSARRIYQRHGFVLVDEKPHRSFGTDLNGQDWRLDLHGAG, from the coding sequence ATGATTCAAGAGATCCGTGCTTTCAACCGCTTCTACACGAACCTCATCGGCGCACTCGACTACAGCCGCCAGCTCCACGCCCCGTACACGCTCACGGAGTCCCGTGTGCTGTACGAACTCGCCCACTCGCCCCGTACGGACGCGGCCGACCTCCGCGGTGAACTCTGTCTGGACTCCGGGTACTTGAGCCGCCTGCTCGCGAAGTTCGAGAAGGACGGGCTGATCGAGCGGGCGCCGTCGGAGAAGGACACCCGGCGGCGCCGGATCACGCTCACGGCCCGTGGCCGGGAGACCGCCGATCTGCTGAACGAGCGCTCGCGGGAGGCCGTCGGCTCGCTGCTCTCCACCGTGCCTCCGGAGGACCGGCCGCGGCTCGCCGATGCCATGCGGGACATCCGCGAGATCCTTTCGGACGCGCGCCGGCGGCCGCCGCGTCGGGAGGACGTGCTGCTGCGTGAGCCGGGGCCCGGCGACCTCGGCTGGGTCGTGCAGCGCAACGCCGCGCTCTATGCGTCCGAGTACGGCTTCAACACGGACTACGAGGGCCTGGTCGCCCGGATCGTCGCCGACTTCGCCGAGGACCACGACCCGCACCTGGAGCGGGTGTGGATCGCGGAGCTGGACGGTCGTCCGGTGGGCTGCGTGATGTGCGTACGTGACGAGGCACCCGGCGCCGCCCGGCTGCGCCTCCTGCTCGTCGAACCGGACGCGCGCGGTCTCGGAATCGGCGATCAACTGGTGGGCGCCTGCGTCGAGTTCGCCCGCGGCGTCGGCTACCGGGAGATGGTCCTGTGGACGAATGACGTCCTGTCCTCTGCCCGTCGCATCTACCAGCGCCACGGCTTCGTCCTCGTCGACGAAAAGCCCCACCGCTCCTTCGGCACCGACCTCAACGGCCAGGACTGGCGCCTGGATCTGCACGGCGCCGGCTGA
- a CDS encoding aldo/keto reductase, with translation MPTTTSSTFRIGGDLEVGRLGFGAMHLPTEPADAREAAIAVARRAVELGVTLIDTAYMYGGGANEELLAEALYPYADGLLVTTKIGLERSAASGEWELNGRPEVLRSQVDRALRRLRVERIELLQLHRIDPATPLADQLGALRDLRDEGKVGRIGLSEVTVDELDQARAIVDIASVQNRYNLLDREHEPVLDACAAAGIAFLPWRTVAWGSSGDEAEVAAVAAELDATPTQVALAWLLGHSPVVLPIPGTARLSHLEENIASAGLHLSPGQRVRLDAL, from the coding sequence ATGCCGACGACCACATCGAGCACGTTCCGCATCGGCGGGGACCTGGAGGTGGGGCGGCTCGGATTCGGGGCCATGCACCTGCCCACCGAGCCGGCCGACGCCCGCGAGGCAGCAATCGCGGTGGCCCGGCGGGCCGTCGAACTCGGAGTGACACTGATCGACACGGCGTACATGTACGGCGGGGGAGCCAACGAGGAGCTCCTGGCCGAGGCCCTGTACCCGTACGCGGACGGGCTGCTCGTCACCACCAAGATCGGCCTCGAACGGTCGGCGGCCTCGGGCGAGTGGGAACTGAACGGCCGACCGGAGGTTCTGCGGTCCCAGGTCGACAGGGCCCTGCGCCGCCTGCGAGTGGAGCGCATCGAACTGCTCCAACTGCACCGCATCGACCCGGCGACGCCGCTCGCGGACCAACTCGGCGCGCTGCGGGACCTTCGGGACGAGGGCAAGGTGGGCAGGATCGGACTGTCCGAGGTCACGGTCGACGAACTCGACCAGGCACGGGCGATCGTCGACATCGCGAGCGTCCAGAACCGCTACAACCTGCTCGACCGCGAGCATGAGCCGGTGCTGGATGCCTGCGCGGCGGCGGGGATCGCATTCCTGCCGTGGCGGACCGTGGCGTGGGGTTCCTCGGGGGACGAGGCCGAGGTCGCGGCGGTCGCGGCCGAACTCGACGCCACGCCCACGCAGGTCGCCCTCGCCTGGCTCCTCGGCCACTCACCGGTCGTCCTGCCCATCCCGGGCACGGCCCGCCTCTCCCACCTGGAGGAGAACATCGCGTCGGCCGGGCTCCACCTCAGCCCGGGCCAACGGGTTCGCTTGGACGCGCTGTAG